Proteins found in one Capra hircus breed San Clemente chromosome 20, ASM170441v1, whole genome shotgun sequence genomic segment:
- the TAS2R1 gene encoding taste receptor type 2 member 1, with translation MLECHLVSHLVLTVIQSLFGILVNGIILIVNGTDLIKQRKLIPLDLLVSCLAISRMGIQLAFFYINLALLSLVKFPLVTEKLVVFTFVNDLGLWFATWLSVYYCTKIATIAHPLLFWLKRKISKLVPWLILASLLYACSTSAVHVKYKWAFYGEGFLDLFFPNVTTHIKLTPTLQSAFLLAEFALPFFIFLISSLLLIFSLGRHAWQVRNTWTGPRNPHTHAYLRAFHSILSFLALYLCHYLIVALIFFQIFNLRSFLFLFCTFMVGSYHSIHSITLILGNPRMKQNAKALLLLRK, from the coding sequence atgctggagtgtcaCCTTGTCAGCCACCTTGTTTTGACAGTGATACAATCTCTCTTTGGGATTTTAGTAAACGGCATCATTCTGATTGTGAACGGTACTGACTTGATCAAGCAGAGAAAGTTGATCCCACTGGATCTCCTTGTTTCCTGCTTGGCGATTTCCAGGATGGGAATTCAGCTGGCCTTCTTCTACATTAACCTGGCTCTTCTTTCCTTGGTCAAATTCCCTCTGGTTACTGAGAAGCTTGTAGTTTTCACATTTGTAAATGATTTGGGACTTTGGTTTGCCACCTGGCTCAGTGTCTACTACTGCACCAAGATTGCTACCATCGCTCACCCTCTCTTATTCTGGTTGAAGAGGAAGATCTCCAAGCTGGTTCCTTGGCTGATTCTTGCGTCCCTGCTGTATGCATGTAGTACTTCTGCTGTGCATGTCAAATATAAGTGGGCATTTTAtggagaaggcttcctggacCTTTTCTTCCCAAATGTAACAACTCACATCAAACTAACCCCTACTTTACAGTCTGCCTTTCTGCTTGCTGAGTTTGCATTGCCGTTTTTCATCTTCCTGATTTCTTCTCTGCTCTTGATATTTTCCCTGGGGAGACACGCCTGGCAGGTGAGAAACACATGGACAGGCCCCAGAAAccctcacacacatgcatacctCAGGGCCTTTCACTCCATCCTGTCCTTCCTGGCCCTCTATCTCTGCCACTACCTGATCGTTGCTTTgatcttttttcaaatttttaaccTTAGAAGCTTCCTATTTCTGTTCTGCACCTTCATGGTTGGTTCATACCACTCCATCCACTCTATTACTTTAATTTTAGGAAACCCCAGAATGAAACAAAATGCAAAGGCGTTGCTCCTCCTCAGAAAGTGA